Proteins encoded within one genomic window of Micromonospora halotolerans:
- a CDS encoding M23 family metallopeptidase — MTTGQPSRRRDRRRAVRVGLAVGAVAAVLALAVLVVPLLLPPGPRPPFQLPVSCGETWRLGTYPGHDDFDVDLFPTAGEAWGRPVLASHDGTVTVAGINGSLGGRTPENPKGPRGRGGGYWVKIDHGGKWETQYLHLLEPPLVRAGQRVARGEQLGRVGSTGDSGAPHLHYEQHRGWEKVETWFDGSPSGITQDDTEYSVTLTSNNCPARQR, encoded by the coding sequence ATGACGACCGGGCAGCCATCCAGACGCCGTGACCGGCGGCGCGCGGTGCGCGTCGGGCTCGCGGTCGGCGCGGTCGCGGCCGTACTCGCCCTCGCCGTGCTCGTCGTGCCGCTGCTGTTGCCGCCGGGCCCGCGCCCGCCGTTCCAGCTCCCCGTGTCGTGCGGCGAGACCTGGCGGCTGGGCACCTATCCCGGCCACGACGACTTCGACGTCGACCTGTTTCCCACAGCGGGCGAGGCGTGGGGGCGGCCGGTGCTCGCGTCGCATGACGGCACGGTCACCGTGGCGGGGATCAACGGGTCGCTGGGTGGGCGTACCCCGGAGAACCCGAAGGGTCCGCGCGGTCGGGGCGGAGGCTACTGGGTGAAGATCGACCACGGCGGCAAATGGGAGACGCAGTACCTGCACCTGCTCGAACCGCCGCTGGTCCGGGCCGGACAGCGGGTCGCCCGTGGTGAGCAGCTCGGGCGGGTGGGCAGCACCGGCGACTCCGGCGCGCCACACCTGCACTACGAGCAGCACCGGGGCTGGGAGAAGGTCGAAACCTGGTTCGACGGCTCACCTTCGGGCATCACCCAGGACGACACCGAGTACAGCGTCACGCTGACGAGCAACAACTGCCCCGCCCGCCAGCGATGA